TTTGACACACACCAcatattttcttcttggttTTAGGGTGCAAAGGTCCATTCAAATGATCAGAAAATTTATGTCCCTCATAATATTATAGTCCGGGTAATGAGAAATTGGATTGAAGATGAGTCAAAATCTTGATTTGATgttgtttactaaactatATAAGGAAtcgaaattgaaattaactgaGTTACTAAAATTTCATTGTTGTTCAAAATTATATAGGGAGGGGATGGAGGAGGCAAAGCCGACCTAGTCCTCGCCCCTTGCCAACTCTTCTTGTACTTACTATAATAACCTTAatcttaaataaattatttaaatagtTTAATATAATGATAGTTAACATTTtcctatttgtttttttttggttggtgttTCCACAAATAGGTTCATTATAATATAACATTTTATACCAAAATCCTTAATGTATTACttgttattttctaattaatttttaatgacttataattttataagaaTCAATTATAAAATGACAAGTGCTAATTGACAACTAAAAAGCAAGGGAATACATAAAGtttaattttccatttttacaTAGAAATTAGAGTTGCGTGATTACATCATATGCGCAATACGACGCCGTGCTGCGTTTctgtagaaaaagaaaaccagacATTGGCCCGACCCGCATCAGCCCAACATTCATTTCCAGCGTAGCGAGACATGAAATGCGGGTCAACTGTACCGGGTCGGTAACCCAACGTGAGTAACCACCACAGTAACGAAAACAGGTCATACCTGTCATAGTGGAGAATGAAATTTCAGAAAATTGGACATCGCAATTTCCTCAGATCTTCGCAGCTGAACGCAGCAAATTGAAACCCTAGTTTGACTAATCCACCATAGTCATCTTCATCAGGTACCTACAATCTTCATCTTTCAGTTAATTCACTTTTAGAATCCACTATTCCGTCACTGGCATTACTCATTTCCATTCTCTAATCCGAAGCTCTGAAATGTGATTCGTTTTATGTTTACCAAATACCGACTTGTTCTACTTATTGTCTCCATTGTTGATTTCAACAGCATGATGttaagaaatttttaaaaaacagcttaatttgtgaaaaatagcaaaatttgattttcctggatctattttttatttgtttgtttattataGTTGGGGTTTATTGCATGGTACGGCAGAGTGTTGATGATTTGAATTGTTTGAATATGTTAGTGATTAATTTTCACTTGATTAGGAAATTGAGTGGAAATGCAGCACGCTCCAGCGACGATCGAAGAACAGTTGTTACTAAAAGCAATCAAAGAAGAATGTCCGTGGGAGAATCTCCCAAAACGGCTTCAAGTGACATTGTCTTCGAAAGAAGAATGGCATAGAAGGTTAGAGTAGCTGTTGTTTTAGCCACTGCTCTCTTTATTTGTTTAGTTCTACTTCTCAAAGAAATGTCTATAGAGGGTGGCTAAGTACTTCGGTCTGTGAATTGATCGATATTCAGTTTCATGGTTTAATTTTATGTACTGGAAATGGAAGGACTTAAATTCATGCTTCATTGAAAAGTTTTGAATAATGTCTTAGAAGACAAATAAAAGTTAGATTAATGGGGTTTCATCCTTGGTTTCTGATATTGGTTTGAATATGCTAATTCTGTGCAGGGTAATTGAGCATTGCATAAAGAAAAGACTCCCATGGAACACTTGTTTTGCTCGAAAAGTATGCAAAGAAAGTGAATATTATGAAGACATGATGCGGTACTTGAGAAAGAATTTAGCGGTTCGTTTCTTACTTGGGAAGTTCATCAGAAGTCCTTTCCTTGAATTAGTCTGTGTTGCAGTGCATTGATAGTTTACATTCTACGGGAAGCCTCTTTCTTCTTGATAAGGAAAGAAGTACGCTAACTTTAGTTTTTTGGAGGCCAACTGGAGAAGTtgaacatttttaatatatatatactctcTTCTTACTGTTTTGCATTTAATTTGGTAAAACTGTATTTGGGATATAACACCGTGAATTGGTAAGATTGTTCTCGTTGAACAACTAGGGTGACATTGCTGCTTAGCTTCATCCTTTCATTTTCATATGAAGTGAATTCAGCCATCTAAGCAATTCAGCTTTTTTGACTTATAGCCTTATGTCATCTTATACTTCAGATATAGGTTTCTTATGCCATCTAAGCAATACATGTTAATTTCATTACTTGCAGCTATTTCCCTATCACCTTGCGGAGTATGTTTGCCGTGTAATGCGGGTATCGCCTTTCAGATATTACTGTGATATGATTTTTGAAGTTATGAAAAATGGTAATTTACCAAAACCTTTCTGCATATGTTGAAATGTGCTGCTATTTTACTGTTCTTACTGTGATTAGTATGAAAGTTTCTCTTAGAAAGTAGGCATGTTAGctatttttcaatttgcaaCACTCTTATTAGTTAGAATAATTGTCTGATTGAAGGTATAGTTTGCGGACTCTATCTGCAGGAGGAACGATGCGTATAAGTTTGTATTGGAACTATAAATTATTCTCTAATAGGGCTTTCAAAGATTTAACATCCTGCGTGTGCTGCTTATGTAGCATCAACTTAAATTATTGGAGACCTGAGGTTCAAACCTAATACAAGTATATAGGTCCTTTTTTAATGCATACTGGTTGTACTTTTTAGCTTCTATGTTGGAAAATTAAAAGCGGAAACTTGTCGTAAGGGTGTGAATTTGGCTGGAAGATGCTGCTTAAATGTGTATTAAGATCGTTTGTTCACTTGTTTTAGGTTGGATAGTGCTGGCGCTTATTAAATCACAAGTCTGTGTATATGTGATTATATAGTATATGAAAGGAATGGTATTACTTTAGTAACTAGGATTTGAAGTATCGGATACGTATCCAGAAAGTATCTGGGGGAGTATCTGTGCCTCATATTGAATCAGATGAGGGAAAGTTGTCCGGAAATGATTGCAGTAGAGATCTTAAAAATGCAGTGGATGAGTTAAGATAAGTTGAAAGCGTGAAAGGTTCTTAGGGGCGATTGCATGGTATGTGGGTAAAAGTTGCAACAAAAcattaatatattttcttattagAAGTCCAGGATTTCACTGTGAATATACCCTTCAATTACCttgaattgaaaaaagaaaagaaaagaaaagagattcGGAACAATTACATTAAGAGTTTCTTTTCTGTAAACAACCTATGCATTGAGACACTCACATATACTTTTAGCAGCTTATCCTCATTCTCATGCATATCACATTATTTGCAGAACAACCTTATGACAGCATCCCCAATTTTAGCGCTGCAGATGCCTTGCGGCTTACAGGGATAGGGAGAAACGAATTTATTGATATAATGAATAAGTGCAGATCTAAGGTATTAATCAaatttgcttgtttctttATGGGTCATTTACTTGTTTATGGGCCACATTAAGGTGCACGCATACCTGGTATGTGGATACAAATATTGCATGGCTACATAGATACCCATAGAAGTATCATGGTTTTCTAACAAATATCTGGAAAAGATTCCATACAAAGTCAATTTATGAATTCTTTGGCATATTTTAGAGCAACTACAGCTGGTAATTTAAGTCCTATTTATGCTAGACATACTGCTTCTTGGATTCTGTTTTATAACCTTATGATGGAAATGCAAATCCTTTACCTTCAAGATTGCTTTAAGGCCATGGTTAAGCATACTATATAAAGGATAACTTTGTATTGTCTTACCTGTTGTTTACTTTATTTTGAGCTATCCAGAAAATTATGTGGAAGCTGAACAAGTCAATTGCAAAAGAACTTTTACCTACACAACCCGTGGATTTTGCAATTGATCCATGGTGGGGAATTTGTCTTGTGAATTTCACACTGGAAGAATTTAAGGTGGGATTTGAGAACCCAAATTACACTGAATGCTTAACAGTGTCATCCTATTGAAAAATTGCCAAACGGCAAATAACACTGGTGATGTGCTTTTTGGCTGACCTTACAGTAACTCACTGTCTTTGTAGAAACTCTCGGAGGAAGAAATGGCAACAATAGATAAAATATGTAAAGAGGAAGCAAATTCATATATCCTGTTCGATCCTGATATTGTTAAGGGTCTTCACCAACGAGGattaatatattttgatgTCCCTGTTTATCCTGATGATCGTTTCAAAGGTCAGTTGTATGGATGAACAGTTGGCTTGCAAATTCTAGCCTCTCTGATTTTATCTTTGTTTACTGCCTTGTTTCAAATGCTTTTGAGTCCCCTGTTTCAAACACTTTTACCTTCTGAAACATAAACTGATGGTTTATGGTCATGGatcaactttttttattttttattttttttacttttaaattttgtgttgCCATTATATTCTTCGTTTTTTGAGTCACTTTACAATCATATATACTAATTGTTGTGTCTGTATGAAGTTCATATAAATCCCACACTTCTCCGATACTTACGTTTTATCTTTACAAGTACTTGGTGAAGCCCAAAATTTTGACCAAATCTAATTCAAGTTTTACCAACATTTTTACAAGTACTAGATGAAATATTAACAATTTTTGTGGTCCAGTTTCCAGGCTTGAAGGGTTTGTTTCCAACAGGGAGCAATCTTACGAAGATCCTATAGAGGAGTAAGGCAGCTGTTTAGTACGAAGATGCCTTTTAATTGTCAAtttgttatttgaattttgttcaCTGGCTGTGAAACCAGGATCTTAATACTCTAAATTCTATTATTCAGGTTACTATATGCAGTTTTCGTTGTTTCAAGCGAGCATGCAACTGTTGCCGAATTGGCAACAACATTACAGGCCGACCTTGCACAACTGCAGGCTGCTGCATCTTTTGCATGTCGATTGGGATGGGCAGTGAAAGTATTTGATCCAGCATCTGTTCTTCGAGATACAAGTTTACCTGGATCTCCTAGAAACAGTCTCAGTGATGAAGATGCTTCTCGTCGTAGTATAAGCTCAGCAAATATGTTTGCTGATGGTGATGCTAGTCTACAAGGAGATGTTTCAGGGACAGAAAACTATGGCCTAAGTTCTTTGCATGATCGTGTTGCGTTTGTTGTTGATGCTAACATAACATCCTATCTTATGATGGGGTCTGTTTCACCAggtttgtttcttcttctgaagGCCAAATTTGTTTATTATGTTGCATATCATCAACTTCTGATCTGCAACCTGAATCTTGCTGACGTATTAGTCACTTGGATGAAATAGATACGGAGGCTTGTATCTGCAGTTGTTATTGAAACTTTACCTTAAGACAGATATCAATGTCTAGAAGAAGTACTGGCATATTGGATGCAGTAGGccacaaatacataaaataacgAGAATATGATCTAGAACCTCTTCTTTACAGATGCTCTACCAGTTCCATAAGAGCTCTCAGCCGCTACAGTGCCTCTtacaatttctcttttatgTACTGGTTTACCTTGCTGTGGCACTACAACTTTCACaaaatcctttttcttttttggtgtcCTAAACTTTATTGAAAAATTACCATAGAGGTGATAAGTCTTTCACAAGCTCCATCTGTACGTGAAAAAAGGGTCGGCTTCTCAAGCAAAAGAGGTGGAGGTTATTCTCCTTTAGATGGACTGTGCTTAAGTTAGGAAGTGACATAGACTTCTCCCAGAACCTGCTTACACATGGGGAGACAGGCTTTCTGGAACTTAACTATAATTTTTGCTCGATCAGCTTCCTAAAAGTATTTATATACTGTTCAGATCGATGCTTGAACATTTTAGCAGCATTCTGCAATTGTTTCAAACTTGAATCTTTTACATGAgtcttatatttattttgttttctcataTTTTCTTCTAGGTTTGAAATCTCATGCTGTAACGCTTTATGAAGCGGGAAAGTTGGGTCATGCTAGCATTACGGATCTTTGTAAGGATCTGAGTACACTAGAGGGAACAAAATTTGAAGGAGAACTACAGGAATTCGCAAATCATGCATTTAGCCTCCGTTGTGTTCTGGAATGCCTTCAATCAGGAGGAGTTGCAACTGATGTGAAAACAGATGAAGTTTGCAATAACATGGATATGATAGCTTCAAACAATGATGAGGCCACACTCATAGCTGATGTAACTTTGACTGAAAAATCAGGACACTTGACTGCGCAAGAAGTTGGGTTCGATGATGATATTTCTGTGAAATCAGGGATGCCCCAGGAAGGTTCTGTTTTGCCTGAACCTGTTAGTGATAGAAGTGATGAAATAATAATTGGTACTTCATCAGAAGATAGCACCAGCTTAACTGAAGTCCCTAAAGCAGACTTGAATCTGCAGAGTAATGAGAAACAGGTGCATGATGAAGGGTCAGATGTTGGAAAAGAAATGTtaaagaggaaaaataaattccGAGTGGATATCCTTCGCTGTGAAAGCTTGGCGTCTCTTGCACCAGCAACTTTAGATCGGTTGTTTCGTCGTGACTATGATATTGTTGTGTCTATGATTCCTCTTCCACCTTCGTCAGTACTTCCTGGACCAGCAGGTCCTTTTAATTTTGGTCCTCCCTCTTATTCGTGCATGACACCTTGGATGAAATTAGTGTTGTACTCAACTGTGGCCTGTGGACCTCTATCAGTTATTCTGATGAAAGGACAATGTTTACGCTTGCTTCCTGCCCCACTGGCCCATTGTGAGAAAGCCCTTTTGTGGTCTTGGGATGGTTCTACAATTGGAGGTTTGGGAGGCAAGTTTGAAGGAAATCTGGTAAAGGGAAGCGTACTTTTACATTGTTTAAATTCACTTCTTAAATACTCTGCCGTACTAGTGCAGCCCCTCAGTAAGTATGACCTTGATGAATCTGGAAGAATCATCACTATGGATATTCCATTACCCCTAAAGAACTCTGATGGTTCAGTTGCTTGCATAGGGAAGGAATTGGACATGTGCGAGAAGGAAAGTTCAAAACTGAATTCTCTGTTAGTTGATTTGACAAGCAAGATAGAGTTGTGGACAGTTGGCTATATTCGCTtgttgaaactttttaaagaaagagaTTCAGACCACTTTGCACCTGATGATGAGAAGTTTGAATGGGTCCCATTGAGTGTCGAATTTGGGATGCCACTATTTAGTCCAAAATTATGcaataatatatgtaaaagaGTGGTCTCATCGCAATTACTTCAAAAAGATTTACTCACTGAACATCACGATGCAATGCAAAGCTTACGGAAAAGGTTGCGTGATGTTTGTGCAGAGTACCAAGCAACAGGTCCTGCTGCTAAACTTCTTTACCAGAAAGAGCAATC
The window above is part of the Prunus dulcis chromosome 1, ALMONDv2, whole genome shotgun sequence genome. Proteins encoded here:
- the LOC117614491 gene encoding uncharacterized protein LOC117614491, which codes for MQHAPATIEEQLLLKAIKEECPWENLPKRLQVTLSSKEEWHRRVIEHCIKKRLPWNTCFARKVCKESEYYEDMMRYLRKNLALFPYHLAEYVCRVMRVSPFRYYCDMIFEVMKNEQPYDSIPNFSAADALRLTGIGRNEFIDIMNKCRSKKIMWKLNKSIAKELLPTQPVDFAIDPWWGICLVNFTLEEFKKLSEEEMATIDKICKEEANSYILFDPDIVKGLHQRGLIYFDVPVYPDDRFKVSRLEGFVSNREQSYEDPIEELLYAVFVVSSEHATVAELATTLQADLAQLQAAASFACRLGWAVKVFDPASVLRDTSLPGSPRNSLSDEDASRRSISSANMFADGDASLQGDVSGTENYGLSSLHDRVAFVVDANITSYLMMGSVSPGLKSHAVTLYEAGKLGHASITDLCKDLSTLEGTKFEGELQEFANHAFSLRCVLECLQSGGVATDVKTDEVCNNMDMIASNNDEATLIADVTLTEKSGHLTAQEVGFDDDISVKSGMPQEGSVLPEPVSDRSDEIIIGTSSEDSTSLTEVPKADLNLQSNEKQVHDEGSDVGKEMLKRKNKFRVDILRCESLASLAPATLDRLFRRDYDIVVSMIPLPPSSVLPGPAGPFNFGPPSYSCMTPWMKLVLYSTVACGPLSVILMKGQCLRLLPAPLAHCEKALLWSWDGSTIGGLGGKFEGNLVKGSVLLHCLNSLLKYSAVLVQPLSKYDLDESGRIITMDIPLPLKNSDGSVACIGKELDMCEKESSKLNSLLVDLTSKIELWTVGYIRLLKLFKERDSDHFAPDDEKFEWVPLSVEFGMPLFSPKLCNNICKRVVSSQLLQKDLLTEHHDAMQSLRKRLRDVCAEYQATGPAAKLLYQKEQSKDFSRHLMNYASGRWNPLVDSSSPISGASSEHQRLKLANRHRSRTEVLSFDGSILRSYALSPVYEAATRPVEEALPVSTTKVEQEEADSREVVLPGVNLVFDGSELHPFEIGACLQARQPVSLIAEAAAASAVIQQNRAS